Proteins co-encoded in one Ruegeria pomeroyi DSS-3 genomic window:
- a CDS encoding response regulator, translating to MSLVNKLAEERRARLAAERLLELKQAELSAANRKLGRHALALTKQIGEKQAEVATVRDENEKVKSDLTVANAKIEVAERRLWHSIQTIQDGFAFFDSDSKLIGANTAYLNVFDGLDEVAPGISYMRILQLMTEEGIIDTGELAAEEWRQMMHERWISPTPEPVVIRMWNDQYVKMIDQRGHGGDVVSLALNITSTVRYEAELRAAREKAEAANRAKSAFLANMSHEIRTPMNGVVGMAELLCDTALDEEQQLYASTIKNSGEALLVIINDVLDYSKIEAEKMMLHPEPFDLERCIHEVAMLMQPIVRDKGLTLLVDYDLFLPTLFVGDPGRVRQVLTNLLGNAVKFTTKGHILIRVTGVPDPATGRCAIHVAIEDTGIGIPREKLAHIFGEFNQVENERNRQFDGTGLGLAISQRLIQMMGGTVWVESEEGRGSCFGFRVTLPMSEEAQPVLPNLPGRLQHVLIVDDLAVNRAILEKQLAQLGVRVTCCASGAQALEKMSDCVDLVLSDHNMPEMDGLELAEALRGAGWSDLPIFLLSSNPGMAHADPAKRHVQGILQKPIPRAELFARLSDMRTEITSVQDPAAVSAPVTKPAQDAPGEPTERRQMRVLAAEDNRTNQLVFRKMVKTLDIDLRFANNGLEAVEIWQDFQPDLIFMDISMPKMDGKQATGEIRRLEAGTGRHVPIVALTAHAMAGDAEGILAAGLDQYLTKPLRKALIHQHIAEACPAGALPVEPESGE from the coding sequence ATGAGCCTGGTAAACAAGCTTGCCGAAGAGCGGCGCGCGCGTTTGGCCGCGGAAAGACTGCTGGAACTGAAGCAGGCCGAACTGTCGGCGGCCAATCGCAAGCTGGGGCGCCATGCGCTCGCGCTGACCAAGCAGATCGGCGAGAAACAGGCCGAGGTGGCCACCGTTCGCGACGAAAACGAGAAGGTCAAATCGGACCTGACCGTCGCCAATGCCAAGATCGAGGTGGCCGAACGCCGCCTGTGGCATTCGATCCAGACCATTCAGGACGGATTTGCCTTTTTCGATTCCGACAGCAAGCTGATCGGCGCCAATACCGCCTATCTCAACGTGTTTGACGGGCTGGACGAGGTGGCACCGGGCATCTCGTACATGCGGATCCTGCAACTGATGACCGAGGAAGGCATCATCGACACCGGCGAACTGGCGGCAGAGGAATGGCGCCAGATGATGCATGAGCGCTGGATCTCTCCCACCCCCGAACCGGTGGTGATCCGCATGTGGAACGATCAATATGTCAAGATGATCGACCAGCGCGGCCATGGCGGCGATGTGGTCAGCCTGGCGCTCAACATCACCTCGACCGTCCGCTACGAGGCCGAGCTGCGCGCCGCGCGCGAGAAGGCCGAAGCCGCCAATCGCGCCAAATCCGCCTTTCTCGCCAATATGAGCCACGAGATTCGCACGCCGATGAATGGCGTGGTCGGGATGGCCGAACTGCTCTGCGATACCGCCCTGGACGAGGAACAGCAGCTTTATGCCAGCACGATCAAGAATTCGGGCGAAGCGCTGCTGGTGATCATCAACGATGTTCTCGACTATTCCAAGATCGAAGCCGAGAAGATGATGCTGCATCCCGAGCCCTTTGACCTGGAACGTTGCATTCACGAGGTCGCGATGCTGATGCAACCCATCGTGCGCGACAAGGGGCTGACCCTGCTGGTGGATTACGACCTGTTCCTGCCCACCCTGTTTGTCGGCGATCCCGGTCGGGTGCGGCAGGTGCTGACCAATCTTCTGGGCAATGCGGTCAAGTTCACGACCAAGGGTCACATCCTGATCCGCGTCACCGGTGTGCCCGATCCGGCCACTGGCCGCTGCGCCATCCATGTGGCGATCGAGGATACCGGGATCGGCATCCCCAGGGAAAAGCTGGCGCATATCTTTGGCGAGTTCAATCAGGTCGAGAACGAACGCAACCGCCAGTTCGACGGCACCGGACTGGGTCTGGCGATCTCGCAGCGGCTGATCCAGATGATGGGTGGCACCGTCTGGGTCGAAAGCGAAGAGGGGCGCGGATCGTGCTTCGGCTTTCGCGTCACCCTGCCGATGAGCGAGGAAGCGCAACCGGTTCTACCCAACCTGCCGGGCCGCCTGCAACATGTCCTGATTGTCGATGACCTGGCGGTGAACCGTGCGATCCTGGAAAAGCAGTTGGCCCAGTTGGGTGTCCGGGTAACCTGCTGCGCCTCGGGCGCCCAGGCGCTGGAAAAGATGAGCGATTGCGTCGATCTGGTTCTCAGCGATCACAACATGCCCGAGATGGACGGGCTGGAACTGGCCGAGGCGCTGCGCGGCGCGGGCTGGAGCGATCTGCCGATCTTTCTGTTGTCGTCCAATCCCGGCATGGCCCATGCCGACCCGGCCAAACGTCATGTGCAGGGTATTTTGCAAAAACCGATCCCACGGGCCGAATTGTTCGCGCGATTGTCCGACATGAGGACCGAGATCACATCGGTGCAGGACCCGGCGGCCGTTTCGGCACCCGTGACCAAACCCGCCCAGGACGCCCCCGGCGAACCGACCGAGCGCCGGCAGATGCGGGTTCTTGCCGCCGAGGACAATCGCACCAACCAGCTGGTGTTCCGCAAGATGGTCAAGACGCTGGATATCGACCTGCGCTTTGCCAACAACGGGCTCGAGGCGGTGGAGATCTGGCAGGACTTCCAGCCCGACCTGATCTTCATGGATATCTCGATGCCCAAGATGGACGGCAAACAGGCCACTGGCGAAATTCGCAGGCTCGAGGCCGGAACCGGCCGTCATGTTCCGATCGTTGCACTGACCGCGCATGCCATGGCCGGCGATGCCGAAGGCATCCTGGCCGCCGGGCTGGACCAGTATCTGACCAAACCCCTGCGCAAGGCGCTGATTCACCAGCACATCGCCGAAGCCTGCCCGGCGGGCGCGCTGCCGGTCGAACCCGAAAGCGGAGAGTGA
- a CDS encoding c-type cytochrome — translation MNRFVAAAFACVLAVPALAEGDAAKGEKGFNKCKSCHMIESPAGETIVKGGKTGPNLYGVVGRAAGTYEGYKYGDSLVAAGEKGLVWDEESFVAFTQDPKSFLNTYLGETAAKSKMTFKLKSGGEDVFAYLQSVAAE, via the coding sequence ATGAACCGATTTGTCGCCGCCGCCTTTGCCTGCGTTCTTGCCGTTCCCGCCCTCGCCGAGGGTGACGCCGCCAAGGGTGAGAAGGGTTTCAACAAGTGCAAGTCCTGCCACATGATCGAGAGCCCCGCGGGCGAGACCATCGTCAAGGGCGGCAAGACCGGGCCGAACCTGTATGGCGTCGTGGGCCGGGCCGCCGGCACCTATGAAGGGTACAAATACGGTGACAGCCTGGTTGCTGCCGGCGAAAAGGGTCTGGTCTGGGACGAAGAGAGCTTTGTCGCCTTCACCCAGGACCCCAAAAGCTTCCTGAACACCTATCTGGGTGAAACGGCGGCCAAGTCGAAAATGACCTTCAAGCTTAAATCGGGTGGCGAGGACGTGTTCGCCTATCTGCAAAGCGTCGCCGCCGAATAA
- the idi gene encoding isopentenyl-diphosphate Delta-isomerase has protein sequence MGILIPAWVDDRLVPVDKLEAHEKGLKHKAVSVFAVRDMDILIQRRALGKYHTPGLWANTCCTHPDWDESASTCAVRRLREELGITGLYPEYRHRLEYHADVGNGMVENEVVDVFLAHVRGPLQVVPNPDEVMEIRWIGYHDLLAEVQRYPERFTPWLKIYLHHHADTIFGPDLIISAKA, from the coding sequence ATGGGCATCCTGATTCCGGCTTGGGTCGACGATAGGCTTGTTCCGGTGGACAAGCTCGAAGCGCATGAGAAGGGTCTGAAACACAAGGCGGTTTCGGTCTTTGCGGTGCGTGACATGGACATCCTGATCCAGCGCCGGGCGCTGGGCAAATACCACACGCCCGGCCTGTGGGCGAATACCTGCTGCACCCATCCCGACTGGGACGAGAGCGCCTCGACCTGTGCGGTGCGGCGCCTGCGCGAGGAGCTGGGGATCACCGGGCTTTATCCCGAGTACCGGCACCGGCTTGAGTACCACGCGGACGTTGGCAATGGCATGGTCGAAAACGAGGTGGTGGATGTCTTCCTCGCCCATGTGCGTGGCCCGTTGCAGGTGGTGCCCAATCCCGACGAGGTGATGGAGATCCGCTGGATCGGCTATCACGACCTGCTCGCCGAGGTGCAGCGCTATCCCGAGCGGTTCACGCCCTGGCTCAAGATTTATCTGCACCACCATGCCGACACCATCTTTGGCCCCGATCTGATCATCTCGGCCAAGGCCTGA
- a CDS encoding P1 family peptidase, protein MVPGPRNLITDVPGLLVGNAQDDALKSGATVLSAEAPFMASVHVMGGAPGTRETDLLAPDKSVARIDALVLSGGSAYGLDACSGVSDALRAAGRGYRIADAVIPIVPGAIIFDLLNGGDKDWADNPYRALGRAAFDAAGRDFALGTTGAGTGALTAMLKGGLGSASLVLPDGTTVGALVAANPMGSVTTPGDRHFWAAPFEIDGEFGGLGPDPSGGLGRQLESRKIRMMSAQAQDRANTTIAIVATDADLTKAQCQRMAVAAHDGIARATVPAHSPGDGDLVFSVSTGARPMAAPERDLTLLGHAAALCLARAIARAIYLARPAPGDLLPCWHQA, encoded by the coding sequence ATGGTTCCCGGCCCCCGCAACCTGATCACCGATGTGCCCGGCCTGTTGGTCGGCAATGCGCAGGACGATGCGTTGAAATCCGGCGCCACCGTGCTGAGCGCCGAGGCGCCCTTCATGGCCTCGGTGCATGTGATGGGCGGGGCACCCGGCACGCGCGAGACCGATCTGCTGGCGCCTGACAAATCGGTGGCGCGGATCGATGCGCTGGTGCTGTCGGGCGGGTCTGCCTATGGGCTGGATGCCTGTTCGGGCGTCTCCGATGCGCTGCGGGCCGCTGGGCGCGGCTATCGCATCGCCGATGCGGTCATTCCCATTGTACCTGGCGCCATCATTTTTGACCTGCTCAATGGCGGGGACAAGGACTGGGCCGACAACCCTTATCGCGCGCTGGGCCGTGCCGCGTTCGATGCGGCGGGCAGGGATTTCGCGCTGGGCACCACCGGGGCGGGCACCGGGGCGCTGACCGCGATGCTCAAGGGTGGGCTTGGTTCGGCCTCGCTGGTGCTGCCCGACGGAACCACGGTGGGCGCGCTGGTTGCCGCCAATCCGATGGGCAGTGTCACCACCCCCGGAGATCGCCATTTCTGGGCTGCCCCGTTCGAGATCGACGGCGAGTTCGGCGGGCTGGGTCCCGACCCCAGCGGCGGGTTGGGCCGGCAGCTTGAAAGCCGCAAGATACGGATGATGTCCGCCCAGGCGCAGGACCGCGCCAATACCACCATCGCCATCGTTGCCACCGATGCCGACCTGACCAAGGCGCAATGCCAGCGGATGGCGGTGGCCGCCCATGACGGCATCGCCCGCGCCACGGTTCCGGCCCATTCGCCGGGCGATGGCGATCTGGTTTTCTCGGTTTCGACCGGCGCCCGCCCGATGGCCGCGCCCGAGCGTGACCTGACCTTGCTGGGTCACGCTGCCGCGCTGTGCCTGGCCCGCGCCATTGCCCGCGCCATCTATCTGGCGCGCCCGGCGCCCGGTGATCTGCTGCCCTGCTGGCATCAGGCGTGA
- a CDS encoding SDR family oxidoreductase, with the protein MRLDGKTAIVTGGAQGFGAGIVAKFVSEGARVMVADINLDTARETAAQMDGDAFAHQVDVSDGNSVDAMAAAALRRFGHVDILVNNAGVTHLPTAMEDVSEADFDRVYRVNMKSVYLTARALVPHMKDRGKGAILNVASTAGVSPRPRLNWYNASKGWMITATRTMAVELAPNGIRVNALNPVAGETPLLKSFMGEDTPEMRAKFLSTIPLGRFSTPQDMGNAACFLCSDEASMITGVAMEVDGGRCI; encoded by the coding sequence ATGAGACTGGACGGAAAAACAGCCATCGTCACCGGTGGCGCGCAAGGGTTCGGCGCCGGGATCGTGGCGAAATTCGTGTCCGAGGGTGCCCGTGTCATGGTGGCCGATATCAACCTCGACACCGCGCGCGAGACTGCCGCGCAGATGGATGGCGATGCGTTTGCCCATCAGGTTGATGTGTCCGACGGCAACTCGGTCGACGCGATGGCGGCGGCGGCGCTGCGCAGGTTCGGCCATGTGGATATTCTGGTCAACAATGCCGGTGTCACCCATCTGCCGACCGCGATGGAAGATGTCAGCGAGGCGGATTTCGACCGGGTCTACCGTGTCAACATGAAGTCGGTCTATCTGACCGCCCGGGCGCTGGTGCCGCATATGAAGGATCGCGGCAAGGGCGCGATCCTGAATGTCGCCTCGACCGCCGGAGTTTCTCCGCGACCCCGGCTGAACTGGTACAACGCCTCCAAGGGCTGGATGATCACCGCGACCCGCACCATGGCGGTAGAGCTTGCGCCAAATGGTATCCGCGTCAACGCGCTCAACCCCGTGGCGGGCGAGACCCCGCTGTTGAAATCCTTCATGGGCGAGGACACGCCCGAGATGCGCGCCAAGTTCCTGTCCACCATCCCGCTGGGCCGGTTCTCGACCCCGCAGGACATGGGCAATGCCGCCTGTTTCCTGTGTTCGGACGAGGCCTCGATGATCACCGGCGTCGCGATGGAGGTGGATGGCGGCCGCTGTATCTGA
- the arfB gene encoding alternative ribosome rescue aminoacyl-tRNA hydrolase ArfB, with amino-acid sequence MLYVTDDIAIQDWELSESFMRASGPGGQNVNKVSSAVELRFEAARSPSLPAPVKARLKRLAGRRWTGEGAIVLQCDETRSQARNREIVRARLVELIARALVAPKRRIATKPTRGSVRRRLDSKKARGEVKALRGKIGDE; translated from the coding sequence ATGCTGTATGTGACCGACGATATCGCGATCCAGGATTGGGAGCTGAGCGAAAGCTTCATGCGCGCCTCGGGGCCGGGCGGGCAGAATGTGAACAAGGTGTCCTCGGCCGTCGAATTGCGGTTCGAGGCGGCGCGCTCGCCCTCCTTGCCCGCTCCGGTCAAGGCGCGGCTGAAACGGCTGGCCGGGCGGCGCTGGACCGGCGAGGGGGCCATCGTCCTGCAATGTGACGAGACCCGCAGCCAGGCCCGCAACCGCGAGATCGTGCGCGCCCGCCTGGTCGAGCTGATCGCCCGTGCGCTGGTCGCCCCGAAACGCCGCATCGCGACCAAGCCCACGCGCGGTTCGGTGCGGCGCCGTCTCGACTCCAAAAAGGCGCGCGGCGAGGTCAAGGCCCTGCGTGGGAAGATCGGCGACGAATAG